The genomic DNA CCCCGCCCCCTGCATGGCGACGGCGATCATGGAGGTCGTGGTGGTCTTGCCGTGGGTGCCGACCACGCCGACCGACGGCCCCGCCCGCAGCAGTTCGTCCAGCAGGCTCATGCGGGGCCGCACCTCCCCCCCCGCCTCCCTTGCGGCCACGAGTTCGGGGTGGTCCTTGGGCACCGCCTCCGACGCGATGAGGACGTCTACCCCGCCCACGTGCGCCGCGTCGTGCCCAACCGCGACCGGGATGCCCTCCCGCTCCAGTTGCTCGGTGAGTTCGGAGGAGGCCACGTCGCACCCGCTGACCCGCACGCCGCGCGCCGAGAGAAGCCGCGCGAAGGCGCTCACGCCGATGCCGCCGATGCCCATCAGGTGGTAGTGGAGTGGACGGGAGGAGGGGGAGGGCTGGGCCGGGGCCGCGGTGGAGGGGGGAGGGGAGGGGTCAGTCATGGTGAAGGTCCGGGGCGCGTGCATCACGGAAAAGCAAAACCACTCAACCAGCTTTTCAACGCAAATGCTGTTCCACGAGGTCCGCGAAGCGTCCCGCCGCGCCCGCCGGGGAGCGCGAGAGGGCCGCCTCCCGCATCGCGGCGCGCCTGAGAGGCGAGGCACACTCTAGCACCGCACTGCCCAGCGCCTCCTCCACCCTCGCTTGCTCGACCACCCGTCCCGCCCCCGCCTCCTGCACGCTTCTCGCGTTGTGAAGTTGGTGGTTCTCCGCCGACTCGGGCAGCGGCACCATCACGAGCGGCACCCCGTGGAAGGCCGCCTCCGCGAGCGTTCCCGTCCCCGCCCGCGTGATCGCCAGGTCCGCCGCCGACCACGCCGCCACCGCGTCCACGAAACCGACGGGTTGATACCACGGCAGGTCGCGCACCCGCGGCACCACGTCGGAAAGCCAGCGCGGGCCGGTGGAGTGGATCACCTGCACGGCGTTCCCCTCGGGCAGCAACCCCTCCACCCCCAGGACGTGCCGCAGGGTGTCGGGCACCGCGCCGTTGAGCGCCAGCGACCCCTGCGAGCCGCCCATCACGAGGATGGTGAGCGGCCCCTCCTGCAACCCCAGCCGCGCCAACGCCTCCGGGCGGGACAGCCGTTCCTCCCGCACGGGCATTCCGACGAGGGTGGCCTTGCGCTCGGAGAGGCCGATCACGCGCGGGTAGGCCGTCCCCACCGCCCGTGCCCGCCCCGCCGCGAGCCGCTGGGTCAGGCCCAGCCGGGCGTTCTGTTCGTGGAGGACGGTGGGGAGGCCCAGACTCTGCGCCCCCAGCACGCCGGGCAGGCTGGCGAAGCCGCCGAAACCGACGACGGCGCCGGGACGCTTCTCCCGCAGGAACGACCGCGCCTCCCCCAGCCCCCGCGCGGCCCGCAGGAGTTCGCGGGGGTCGGGGCGGCCCTGCCCGCTGCGGGCGAGCTTACCAGCGTCCACCCCCTGAAAGGCGAGGCCCTGCTCGCGCGCCACCCGCTCCTCCATCCCGCCCCGCTGCCCGAGGATCCATGCCTCGTGCCCGCGCCCCATCAGCTCGCGCGCGGTGGCGACCGCCGGGTAGATGTGGCCCCCTGTGCCTCCCGTTGCCATGACGACCAGACTCATCCGGGGGAGTGTAGAGCCTCGGGGAGTGGAGGGTGGGAGGTGGTCGATGGGGTGCCGAGGCCCTGCCCGGATCACCGGGCGAACATGGCGGGGCGGTTCGGTGCAGTCGGTCATCAACGCCTCGGCCACGATCAACTCCCCCGAGTGCTTGGGACCGACCTGCCTCCCGTGCCCGGCCTCCCGCTCCAGAACCGCCTGAGCCGCAGAAAAAGCCGTCAGCAGGATGCTGACGGCTGATCGCTAAGGGCTGACCGCCTCAGTCAAACAAATCCCCCAGCGCCCGCCCGACGCCCCCGCCGCCGTGGCTCTCGTCGCCGCCCAGGCCCGCCTCGAACTCCTCGTAGGGCTGCACGACCACGAAGCCGTCGCCCTGGAAAACCATCTGGTACGTCTCGCCGCCCCCGCGCCCGAAGATGCTCTTGAGCGAGGCGTCCATTCGCAACTGGGGCTGGAGGTTGCCGCTCCAGGCGACGGTGGCGTTGGGGTCGGTGAAGATCGGCTCATTGTTCGTCACCCGCAGGGTCAGCGGCTTGCCGTGGCTGAGGATGGCGACGAGGCCGCTTCCCTGGAGCCGCACGCTGAAGAGCCCGCCCGCCGCCATGCCCGCCGCCCGGCGCTGCATGGTGATGTCGTAGTTCACGGAGTCCTCGAAGGCGAGGAGGTCGTTGCCGTTCACGTTCAGGCTGTCGCCCGCGAGCCGGAGGACCGTGATCTCCTTGCCCTGGTCGGCGAGGTAGGCGACGCCGCGGCCCTCGATCTTGGCGAGGGGGCTCATCTCCTGACTCACCGCGCGCTTGAAGGCCTTCATCAGCCCGCCCTCCAGGGTGCCCTCGCGCTTGAAGGAGAGGTTGCCCTTGTAGGCCACCATCGCGCCGAGCTTGCTCCAGATGCGCCCCTGGACCTTGACCTCGAGCATCTTGCTCGACTCCAGCTCGAACACCTCGCCGGGATTGTCGCGCTCGGCGGTCTGGGCGAGAAAGTCGCGGAGGCTGTAACTGCCGTCGGAATTCGTCATGCCCTCAAGGTACGGCAGGAACGCGGGCCGGGTTCCCGTCGGCCCTCAGCCCACCACCTCCCCGATCCGGCGCAGCACCTCCTCGATCTGCTCCAGGCCCGTCGCGTAACTCAGACGCACCTGCCCCGGCGCGGCGAAGTCGGTGCCCGGCACCACGGCGACCCGCGCCTCGTCGAGCAGGATGCGGGCGGCCTCCAACTCGTCCGGGTGGAGGCGGGTGGTGTCCGCCATCACGTAGAAGGCGCCCTGAGGGGTGGGGGTCGGCAGGCCCAGCTCGTTGAGCCCCGCCACGATCCGGTCCCGCCGCTCACGGTAAGCCTGCCGGGCCATCTCGATGAAGCGCGCCGTCTCCTCGTATTCGGTCAGCGCGGCGAGGGCGGCGTACTGGGAGACGCTGCTCGCGTTGCTGGTGCTCTGCGACTGGAAGGCGTTCATGGCCGTGATGACGCCCTTCGGCCCGCCCGCGTACCCGATGCGCCAGCCCGTCATCGCGTACGCCTTGCTCGCCCCGTTCACGGTCAGCGTGTGCTCCGGCGCGTACCGCCCGATGCTGACCTGCTCGGCGTCGTACACCAGGTGCTCGTACATCTCGTCGGTCACGATCACGAGGTCGTGTTTCTGCGCGATCCGGGCGACCGCCTCCAGCACGTCGGGGGGGAAGACCGCGCCCGTCGGGTTGCCGGGGCTGTTCAGCACGATCATGCGGGTGCGGGGCGTCACGCGCGCCTCCACCTCCCCCGGGTCGAGCACG from Deinococcus planocerae includes the following:
- a CDS encoding pyridoxal phosphate-dependent aminotransferase — its product is MTSSPFRLSQRALSLKPSSTVAVSSRALELRRSGVDVISMSVGEPDFDTPPHVKAAAVRAIEEGKTKYTAVSGVAELREAISAKFARENGLTHAPDAVTVTSGGKQALFNAFFALLGPGDEVLIPAPYWVSYPEMVALTGAVPVAVPTTPESGFVLDPGEVEARVTPRTRMIVLNSPGNPTGAVFPPDVLEAVARIAQKHDLVIVTDEMYEHLVYDAEQVSIGRYAPEHTLTVNGASKAYAMTGWRIGYAGGPKGVITAMNAFQSQSTSNASSVSQYAALAALTEYEETARFIEMARQAYRERRDRIVAGLNELGLPTPTPQGAFYVMADTTRLHPDELEAARILLDEARVAVVPGTDFAAPGQVRLSYATGLEQIEEVLRRIGEVVG
- the murG gene encoding undecaprenyldiphospho-muramoylpentapeptide beta-N-acetylglucosaminyltransferase; protein product: MSLVVMATGGTGGHIYPAVATARELMGRGHEAWILGQRGGMEERVAREQGLAFQGVDAGKLARSGQGRPDPRELLRAARGLGEARSFLREKRPGAVVGFGGFASLPGVLGAQSLGLPTVLHEQNARLGLTQRLAAGRARAVGTAYPRVIGLSERKATLVGMPVREERLSRPEALARLGLQEGPLTILVMGGSQGSLALNGAVPDTLRHVLGVEGLLPEGNAVQVIHSTGPRWLSDVVPRVRDLPWYQPVGFVDAVAAWSAADLAITRAGTGTLAEAAFHGVPLVMVPLPESAENHQLHNARSVQEAGAGRVVEQARVEEALGSAVLECASPLRRAAMREAALSRSPAGAAGRFADLVEQHLR
- a CDS encoding AIM24 family protein; its protein translation is MTNSDGSYSLRDFLAQTAERDNPGEVFELESSKMLEVKVQGRIWSKLGAMVAYKGNLSFKREGTLEGGLMKAFKRAVSQEMSPLAKIEGRGVAYLADQGKEITVLRLAGDSLNVNGNDLLAFEDSVNYDITMQRRAAGMAAGGLFSVRLQGSGLVAILSHGKPLTLRVTNNEPIFTDPNATVAWSGNLQPQLRMDASLKSIFGRGGGETYQMVFQGDGFVVVQPYEEFEAGLGGDESHGGGGVGRALGDLFD